The proteins below come from a single Sphingomonas carotinifaciens genomic window:
- the hisS gene encoding histidine--tRNA ligase: MARIEPPKRVRGTQDIFGEEQRRFAHVLATFERVRALYGFQRVDLPVFEDTQVFARSIGETTDVVSKEMYSFPDRGGDPLTLRPEFTAGIARAYLSEGWQRFVPLKVTTSGAVFRYERPQKGRYRQFHQIDAEILGAAEPQADVELLVMADQLLHELGIADGVTLQLNTLGDAETRDAWRAALVAHFEAHRGELSEDSLVRLDKNPLRILDSKDPRDRPIADAAPDIDAYLTVEARGFFDAVTAGLDAAGVAWTRNARLVRGLDYYRHTAFEFVTDRLGAQGTVLAGGRYDGLIGSLGGPETAGVGWAAGMERLAMLIAAPAEPRLDAVIALEHDDALIDGQRLLAGLRRAGLSAEMIASGSPRKRFDKASKLPADVLIAINRQDGQTVFNTRAADAAETLARIKAVIDKVQAAS; this comes from the coding sequence ATGGCACGGATCGAACCCCCCAAGCGCGTGCGCGGCACGCAGGACATCTTCGGCGAGGAACAGCGGCGCTTTGCGCATGTCCTTGCCACCTTCGAGCGGGTGCGCGCGCTCTACGGATTCCAGCGGGTCGACCTGCCGGTGTTCGAGGATACGCAGGTATTCGCGCGCTCCATCGGCGAGACCACCGATGTGGTGTCCAAGGAGATGTACAGCTTCCCCGATCGCGGCGGCGATCCCCTGACGCTCCGGCCCGAATTCACCGCCGGCATCGCGCGCGCCTATCTGTCCGAAGGATGGCAGCGTTTCGTGCCGCTGAAGGTGACGACGAGCGGTGCGGTGTTCCGCTACGAACGGCCGCAAAAGGGGCGCTATCGCCAGTTCCACCAGATCGACGCCGAGATATTGGGCGCAGCCGAGCCGCAGGCGGATGTCGAGTTGCTGGTGATGGCGGACCAGTTGCTGCACGAACTGGGCATCGCGGACGGGGTGACGCTGCAACTGAACACGCTGGGCGATGCCGAAACGCGCGATGCGTGGCGCGCCGCGCTGGTGGCGCATTTCGAGGCGCACCGGGGCGAACTGTCCGAAGACAGCCTGGTGCGGCTGGACAAGAATCCACTGCGCATCCTCGATTCGAAGGACCCGCGCGACCGGCCGATCGCCGATGCGGCGCCGGATATCGATGCGTATCTGACGGTGGAGGCGCGCGGCTTCTTCGATGCGGTGACCGCCGGGCTGGACGCGGCGGGCGTGGCATGGACGCGCAATGCGCGGCTGGTGCGCGGGCTGGACTATTACCGGCACACCGCGTTCGAGTTCGTCACCGACCGGCTGGGCGCGCAAGGGACCGTGCTGGCGGGGGGGCGGTATGACGGGCTGATCGGATCGCTGGGTGGGCCGGAGACGGCGGGCGTCGGCTGGGCTGCGGGGATGGAGCGGCTGGCGATGCTGATCGCGGCACCGGCGGAGCCGCGGCTGGATGCGGTGATCGCGCTGGAGCATGATGATGCGCTGATCGACGGGCAGCGGCTGCTCGCCGGTTTGCGGCGTGCGGGGTTGTCGGCGGAGATGATCGCGAGCGGGTCGCCGCGCAAGCGGTTCGACAAGGCGTCCAAGCTGCCGGCCGATGTGCTGATCGCGATCAACCGGCAGGACGGGCAGACCGTGTTCAATACGCGGGCGGCGGATGCTGCGGAGACGCTGGCGCGGATCAAGGCGGTCATCGACAAGGTGCAGGCCGCTTCGTGA
- the prfA gene encoding peptide chain release factor 1 translates to MTTISPERIRQIEARLDELSAQMATGDLPSDRFVAVSKEYAELEPVARAAAEVRRLRQEAESLAYMAGDGDEELRALAAEELHANKVALEAADRALALALLPRDAADERAAMLEIRAGTGGDEAALFAGDLFRMYQRYAEAQGWRVEMISASSSDAGGYKEVVASVTGSGVFARLKFESGVHRVQRVPATEAGGRIHTSAATVAVLPEAEEVDVRIEDKDLRIDVYRSSGPGGQSVNTTDSAVRITHLPTGLVVIQQDEKSQHKNKAKALKVLRTRLYEAERERLANERSGTRRAMVGSGDRSERIRTYNFPQGRVTDHRINLTLHRLPEILVGEMDELIGALVAQDEAERLAALDG, encoded by the coding sequence GTGACGACGATCTCGCCCGAGCGCATCCGGCAGATCGAGGCGCGACTGGACGAACTGTCCGCGCAGATGGCGACCGGCGACCTGCCGTCGGACCGTTTCGTCGCGGTGTCCAAGGAATATGCCGAGCTGGAACCCGTCGCGCGCGCGGCCGCCGAGGTGCGGCGGCTGCGGCAGGAGGCGGAGAGCCTGGCCTATATGGCAGGCGACGGCGACGAGGAGCTGCGTGCGCTGGCCGCCGAGGAACTGCACGCCAACAAGGTGGCGCTGGAGGCGGCGGACCGCGCGCTGGCGCTGGCGCTGCTGCCGCGCGATGCCGCCGACGAGCGCGCCGCAATGCTGGAAATCCGCGCCGGCACCGGCGGGGACGAGGCGGCGCTGTTCGCGGGCGACCTGTTCCGCATGTACCAGCGTTATGCCGAGGCACAGGGCTGGCGCGTCGAAATGATCTCGGCATCGTCGTCGGATGCGGGCGGGTACAAGGAAGTGGTCGCATCGGTGACGGGCAGCGGCGTGTTCGCGCGGCTGAAATTCGAAAGCGGCGTGCACCGGGTCCAGCGCGTGCCGGCGACCGAGGCGGGCGGGCGCATCCACACCTCGGCAGCGACGGTGGCGGTGCTGCCCGAGGCGGAGGAAGTCGATGTCCGCATCGAGGACAAGGACCTGCGCATCGACGTCTATCGCTCGTCGGGCCCGGGCGGTCAGTCGGTCAACACGACCGACTCCGCGGTGCGCATCACCCATCTGCCCACCGGGCTGGTGGTGATCCAGCAGGACGAGAAGTCGCAACACAAGAACAAGGCCAAGGCGCTGAAGGTGCTGCGCACCCGGCTGTACGAGGCGGAGCGCGAGCGGCTGGCGAACGAGCGGTCGGGCACGCGGCGCGCGATGGTGGGATCGGGCGACCGGTCCGAGCGCATCCGTACCTATAATTTCCCGCAGGGCCGCGTCACCGATCACCGCATCAACCTGACGCTGCACCGCCTGCCCGAAATTCTCGTCGGGGAAATGGACGAGTTGATCGGGGCGCTGGTGGCGCAGGACGAGGCCGAGCGGCTGGCGGCACTGGATGGCTGA
- the prmC gene encoding peptide chain release factor N(5)-glutamine methyltransferase codes for MAEPAPRAAGVRAALGEAAARFGFSETPRLDAELLMAHALGIERAALLLDMDRAVPEGFWTLVARRERHEPVAYITGSRGFWTLDLGVGPGALVPRADSETLVEAAVTHFRGRAPATLLDLGTGPGTLLLALLDEWRGARGVGVDRSAEALGYAVANAGACGVGGRAGFVLGDWDAALTGVFDCIVTNPPYIGTNERLPDEVRLHEPAGALFAGPDGLDDYRRLAPAIRRLLAPGGAAFLEIGHRQGDAVTALLAAQGFAVTLHRDLAGRARVLAAT; via the coding sequence ATGGCTGAACCCGCCCCCCGCGCCGCGGGCGTGCGGGCGGCACTGGGCGAGGCGGCGGCGCGGTTCGGTTTTTCGGAAACGCCGCGGCTCGATGCCGAACTGTTGATGGCGCACGCGCTGGGGATCGAGCGCGCGGCGCTGCTGCTCGACATGGACCGCGCGGTGCCGGAGGGTTTCTGGACGCTGGTGGCGCGGCGCGAGCGGCATGAACCGGTCGCCTATATCACCGGATCGCGGGGGTTCTGGACGCTCGATCTGGGGGTGGGGCCGGGTGCGCTGGTACCGCGGGCCGACAGCGAAACGCTGGTCGAGGCGGCGGTGACGCATTTCCGGGGGCGGGCGCCGGCGACGTTGCTCGACCTGGGAACGGGGCCGGGCACGCTGCTGCTCGCGCTGCTCGACGAATGGCGGGGCGCGCGGGGGGTGGGCGTCGATCGGTCGGCGGAGGCCCTGGGCTATGCGGTCGCCAATGCGGGCGCGTGCGGGGTGGGTGGGCGGGCCGGCTTCGTGCTGGGGGACTGGGATGCGGCGCTGACGGGGGTATTCGACTGCATCGTCACCAACCCGCCCTATATCGGCACAAACGAAAGGCTGCCCGACGAGGTGCGGCTGCATGAGCCGGCGGGCGCGCTGTTCGCCGGCCCGGACGGGCTGGACGATTATCGACGGCTGGCACCGGCGATCCGGCGGCTGCTGGCGCCCGGCGGGGCGGCGTTTCTGGAGATCGGGCACCGGCAGGGGGATGCGGTGACGGCGCTGCTGGCGGCGCAGGGCTTTGCCGTGACGCTGCACCGGGACCTGGCCGGGCGGGCGCGGGTGCTGGCCGCGACTTGA
- a CDS encoding DUF4167 domain-containing protein yields the protein MINNRQAGRRRGRGGGNNGQRPGGNPGRPDNGNRIDNRARGNANQLYEKYKNLASEAQRQGDRVNTEYYLQFADHYFRVLNESRSRFEEQNQRRARDDAQDDGFDGNDEDYGDEGEPIRPGEMQGDVQGGGFEPRRQRDDRPRREDRPQRDDRPQREARDDRSNRDERPYREERAQREDRPAREAREDRPVREAREDRPVREAREDRPVREAREDRPVREAREDRPVREPREDRPQREERRPARPLRAPVAEETAVVTADPAGEPAVAEQAPAPVAEAEAPRRRGRPRREPVAQAPEAETGFDADRLPPALSAASEGEAPAPEEKPRRRRVRAAAPEVTPAS from the coding sequence TTGATAAACAATCGGCAGGCCGGCCGCCGTCGCGGTCGTGGTGGCGGCAATAACGGGCAGCGTCCGGGTGGTAATCCAGGTCGCCCCGACAACGGCAATCGCATCGACAATCGCGCGCGCGGCAACGCCAACCAGTTGTACGAGAAGTACAAGAATCTGGCGTCCGAAGCGCAGCGCCAGGGCGACCGCGTCAACACCGAATATTACCTGCAGTTCGCGGACCATTATTTCCGCGTGTTGAACGAGAGCCGTTCGCGGTTCGAGGAACAGAATCAGCGGCGTGCGCGCGACGACGCGCAGGACGACGGTTTCGACGGCAACGACGAGGATTATGGCGACGAGGGCGAGCCGATCCGCCCCGGCGAAATGCAGGGCGACGTGCAGGGCGGCGGTTTCGAACCGCGCCGCCAGCGTGACGATCGCCCCCGCCGCGAGGATCGCCCTCAGCGGGACGACCGGCCCCAGCGCGAGGCGCGGGACGATCGTTCCAATCGCGACGAGCGTCCGTACCGCGAGGAGCGGGCGCAGCGTGAAGATCGCCCTGCGCGTGAAGCGCGGGAGGACCGTCCGGTGCGTGAAGCGCGGGAGGACCGTCCGGTGCGTGAAGCGCGGGAGGACCGTCCGGTGCGTGAAGCGCGTGAGGACCGTCCGGTGCGTGAAGCGCGTGAGGATCGTCCCGTGCGCGAGCCGCGCGAGGATCGTCCCCAGCGTGAGGAACGCCGCCCTGCACGGCCGCTGCGTGCGCCCGTTGCCGAGGAAACCGCGGTCGTCACCGCCGATCCCGCCGGCGAACCGGCGGTGGCCGAGCAGGCGCCGGCACCCGTCGCCGAGGCCGAGGCCCCCCGTCGCCGTGGTCGCCCGCGTCGCGAGCCGGTCGCTCAGGCACCCGAGGCCGAGACCGGTTTCGATGCGGATCGCCTGCCGCCGGCACTGAGCGCCGCGAGCGAGGGCGAAGCGCCGGCGCCCGAGGAAAAGCCGCGCCGCCGCCGCGTGCGCGCGGCCGCGCCGGAAGTGACGCCGGCGAGCTGA
- a CDS encoding TIGR00730 family Rossman fold protein: MKRVAVYCGSATPADPTYIDMAKSVGRGLAERGIGVVYGGGRLGLMGAVADAALEAGGEVIGIIPQALVDAEVAHRGLTELHVVPGMHQRKQAFTDLSDGFVTIAGGTGTMDELWEALSWAQLGYHADPVGLLNTGGYYDELVAFWEKMGRVGFLRPQHRDLLIVDTTLDGLLDKMAAHRPTQPIVRMNASDL; the protein is encoded by the coding sequence ATGAAACGCGTGGCAGTCTATTGCGGGTCGGCGACGCCGGCCGATCCGACCTATATCGACATGGCGAAATCGGTGGGGCGCGGCCTGGCCGAGCGGGGCATCGGCGTCGTCTATGGCGGCGGGCGCCTCGGCCTGATGGGCGCGGTGGCGGACGCGGCGCTGGAGGCGGGTGGCGAGGTGATCGGCATCATCCCGCAGGCGCTGGTCGATGCCGAGGTGGCGCATCGCGGGCTGACCGAACTGCACGTCGTGCCGGGCATGCACCAGCGCAAGCAGGCCTTTACCGACCTGTCCGACGGTTTCGTGACGATCGCGGGCGGCACCGGCACGATGGACGAGTTGTGGGAGGCGCTGTCCTGGGCGCAGCTCGGCTATCATGCCGATCCGGTCGGGCTGCTCAACACCGGCGGCTATTATGACGAGCTGGTCGCGTTCTGGGAAAAGATGGGCCGGGTCGGCTTCCTCCGGCCGCAGCACCGCGACCTGCTGATCGTCGATACGACGCTGGACGGGCTGCTGGACAAGATGGCCGCGCATCGGCCGACGCAGCCGATCGTCCGGATGAACGCGTCCGACCTGTGA
- a CDS encoding phytoene/squalene synthase family protein, whose protein sequence is MTPSPTRAEVVAAAEASIARGSKSFAAASRLFDPATRDRAVLLYAWCRRCDDIADGQDHGHGMTRVDDAPARVAALSALTERALDGAVVGDPAFDALRLVAAETDMPRAWPRDLIAGFALDAEEWQPESEADLLRYCYHVAGVVGCMMAVAMGVSAKDDAVLDRACDLGLAFQLSNIARDLGEDAGVGRCYLPADWLAEFGVPANNYMAPEHRPALVAMARRLTDRAAQFEASARMGVRALSWRSAWAVLSAAGIYGAIGRSVASRGAGAWDRRVSTSKGAKLGFIAAAAWGATLRGRGAVVPRDAALWRRP, encoded by the coding sequence GTGACGCCGTCGCCGACCCGCGCGGAGGTGGTGGCGGCGGCCGAGGCATCGATCGCGCGTGGCTCCAAGAGCTTTGCCGCGGCGAGCCGGCTGTTCGATCCCGCGACGCGCGACCGGGCGGTGCTGCTCTATGCCTGGTGCCGGCGGTGCGACGATATCGCCGACGGGCAGGACCACGGCCACGGCATGACGAGGGTCGACGATGCCCCGGCACGGGTGGCGGCGCTGTCCGCGTTGACCGAGCGGGCGCTGGACGGGGCGGTGGTCGGCGATCCGGCGTTCGACGCGCTGCGGCTGGTGGCGGCGGAGACGGACATGCCGCGGGCGTGGCCGCGCGACCTGATCGCCGGGTTCGCGCTGGATGCCGAGGAATGGCAGCCGGAAAGCGAGGCGGACCTGCTGCGCTATTGCTATCACGTCGCGGGCGTCGTCGGCTGCATGATGGCGGTGGCGATGGGGGTTTCGGCCAAGGACGATGCCGTGCTGGACCGCGCCTGCGACCTGGGGCTGGCGTTTCAGCTGTCGAACATCGCGCGCGACCTGGGTGAGGATGCCGGGGTCGGGCGCTGTTACCTGCCGGCGGACTGGCTGGCGGAATTCGGGGTGCCGGCAAACAACTATATGGCGCCGGAGCATCGCCCCGCGCTGGTTGCGATGGCGCGGCGGTTGACGGACCGGGCGGCACAGTTCGAGGCGAGCGCGCGGATGGGCGTGCGGGCATTGTCCTGGCGGTCGGCCTGGGCGGTGCTGTCGGCGGCAGGGATTTACGGCGCGATCGGCCGTTCGGTGGCGTCGCGGGGTGCGGGCGCCTGGGACCGGCGGGTGTCCACCTCAAAGGGTGCGAAGCTGGGATTTATCGCAGCGGCGGCGTGGGGCGCCACGTTGCGCGGTCGAGGGGCTGTCGTGCCGCGCGACGCGGCACTCTGGCGGCGACCCTGA
- a CDS encoding S9 family peptidase produces the protein MLKSMMAAGVALMVAEPGLAADLSGVPLIERTKLFGNPSRIGGQLSPDGKWISFIAPKDGVLNVWLAPADRPDDAKAITAETTRPIRQTFWAPDSKSVLFINDKGGDENFLLYGVDVASGAQKALTPFEKTRVQIVGTSETIKDRILVGVNNRDPRWHDVYSLDLNTGKLTPVVQNDGYAGYLADDQLRLRMAAKARPDGGTDYYRMEGTTVEAKPVVQFGLDDSLTTTPLGFTVDGKTLYWMDSRGRDTAALMAQDVGSGQMTVVGESPKADVAGGLFNPKTGRVEAYSVNYLKRDYVPVGDAVKADLAFLKAQNKGEFAIGSRTDADDKWIVTFDPVTAPAATYVYDRRAKSLKQLYVSRPELEGAPLVPMEPVEIKARDGLTLVSYLTKPKGVSGPVPLVLLVHGGPWARDGFGFNGYHQWLANRGYAVLSVNYRGSTGFGKNFISAGDLQWGRKMHDDLIDAVDWAVKSGVTTKDKVAIMGGSYGGYATLAGLTFTPDRFACGVDIVGPSNLFTLLKTIPPYWEAGKQQFYKRMGDPTTPAGQALLKERSPLTFVDKISKPLLIGQGANDPRVNVAESDQIVAAMAAKKIPVTYVLFPDEGHGFARPVNNIAFNAVTENFLAPCLGGRAEPLGDTLTESTAQVKHGAEFVRGLALGGGTASGQ, from the coding sequence ATGCTGAAATCGATGATGGCAGCAGGAGTGGCGTTGATGGTGGCAGAGCCGGGACTGGCGGCGGACCTGAGCGGGGTGCCGCTGATCGAGCGGACGAAGCTGTTCGGCAATCCCTCGCGCATCGGGGGGCAATTGTCGCCCGACGGCAAGTGGATCAGCTTCATTGCGCCCAAAGACGGCGTGCTGAACGTCTGGCTGGCCCCGGCCGACCGGCCCGACGACGCCAAGGCGATCACCGCGGAGACGACGCGGCCGATCCGCCAGACCTTCTGGGCGCCCGATTCCAAGTCGGTGCTGTTCATCAACGACAAGGGCGGCGACGAGAATTTCCTGCTGTACGGCGTCGATGTCGCGAGCGGCGCACAAAAGGCGCTGACCCCGTTCGAAAAGACGCGGGTGCAGATCGTCGGCACGTCCGAGACGATCAAGGATCGCATCCTGGTCGGCGTCAACAACCGCGATCCGCGCTGGCATGACGTCTATTCGCTCGACCTGAACACCGGCAAGCTGACCCCGGTCGTGCAGAATGACGGCTATGCCGGTTATCTGGCGGACGACCAGTTGCGGCTGCGCATGGCGGCCAAGGCGCGGCCCGACGGCGGCACCGATTATTACCGCATGGAGGGCACCACCGTCGAGGCCAAGCCCGTGGTGCAGTTCGGGCTGGACGATTCGCTGACCACCACGCCGCTGGGCTTCACCGTCGACGGCAAGACGCTCTACTGGATGGATTCGCGCGGGCGCGACACCGCGGCGCTGATGGCGCAGGACGTGGGCAGCGGGCAGATGACGGTGGTGGGGGAGAGCCCCAAAGCCGATGTCGCGGGTGGCCTGTTCAATCCGAAGACGGGCCGCGTGGAGGCCTATTCGGTCAATTACCTGAAGCGCGACTATGTACCGGTGGGCGATGCGGTAAAGGCCGACCTCGCCTTTCTGAAGGCGCAGAACAAGGGCGAGTTCGCGATCGGCAGCCGCACGGATGCCGACGACAAGTGGATCGTCACCTTCGACCCGGTGACCGCGCCGGCCGCGACCTATGTCTACGACCGCCGCGCCAAGTCGCTGAAGCAGCTTTATGTCAGCCGGCCCGAGCTGGAGGGGGCGCCGCTGGTGCCGATGGAGCCGGTGGAGATCAAGGCGCGCGACGGGCTGACGCTGGTATCCTATCTGACCAAACCCAAGGGGGTGAGCGGGCCGGTGCCGCTGGTGCTGCTGGTCCATGGCGGACCCTGGGCGCGCGACGGGTTCGGCTTCAACGGCTATCATCAATGGCTGGCGAACCGGGGCTATGCGGTGCTGTCGGTCAATTATCGCGGCTCGACGGGCTTTGGTAAGAATTTCATCTCGGCGGGCGACCTGCAATGGGGCCGCAAGATGCACGACGACCTGATCGACGCGGTCGACTGGGCGGTGAAGAGCGGCGTCACCACCAAGGACAAGGTGGCGATCATGGGCGGCTCCTATGGCGGCTATGCGACGCTGGCGGGGCTGACCTTTACGCCCGACCGGTTCGCCTGCGGCGTCGATATCGTTGGACCGTCGAACCTGTTCACGCTGCTGAAGACGATCCCGCCCTATTGGGAGGCGGGCAAGCAGCAATTCTACAAGCGGATGGGAGACCCGACCACGCCGGCGGGGCAGGCGCTGCTCAAGGAACGCTCGCCGCTGACCTTTGTCGACAAGATCAGCAAGCCGCTGCTGATCGGGCAGGGCGCCAACGATCCGCGCGTCAACGTCGCAGAAAGCGACCAGATCGTGGCGGCGATGGCGGCCAAGAAGATCCCTGTCACCTATGTGCTGTTTCCCGATGAGGGGCATGGCTTTGCGCGGCCGGTGAACAACATTGCGTTCAATGCCGTGACGGAGAATTTCCTGGCGCCGTGCCTGGGCGGACGTGCGGAGCCGCTGGGCGACACGCTGACGGAATCGACCGCGCAGGTGAAGCATGGGGCGGAATTCGTGCGCGGCCTGGCGCTTGGTGGGGGTACTGCTTCGGGGCAGTGA
- a CDS encoding ABCB family ABC transporter ATP-binding protein/permease gives MPPIDPTTASQQERPLIPTLRRFLPYLWPAGEPGMKVRIAGAMLLVLASKLVQVLGAAYTLKFAVDRMAGGDRSVVTLVILLVVAYAASRFASTLFDNLRNAVFERVGQDATRRLAADVFRHLHRLSLRFHLERRTGAVTKVVERGTKSIDTMLYFLLFNIAPTVLELALVLGIFARSFGGWLVVATIATVVLYIAFTRKVTDWRNHLRTRMNDLDTGAVAHAVDSLLNFETVKYFNAEEREARRYENAVAAYARAATKSENSLAWLNIGQALITNALLGFGMGYVAWGWSRGTASAGDVVFVSTLLAQLFRPLDLLGMVYRTIRQGVLDMGAMFDLIDTGAEVRDIPGAPALAVGAGHVRFEQVRFGYEEGRPILDGLDLDVPAGTTCAVVGPSGAGKSTLARLMYRFYDVDGGRILIDGQDLAAVTQASLRAAIGIVPQDTVLFNDTIGYNIGYGREGASAEEIAHAARGAAIAGFIERQPDGYDTRVGERGLKLSGGEKQRVAIARTLLKNPPILILDEATSALDSRTEGDILETLEAVERGRTTIVIAHRLSTVVKADQIIVLDGGRVAERGTHGELLRRDGLYAEMWARQAAEREEALAAE, from the coding sequence ATGCCTCCGATCGATCCCACTACGGCGAGCCAGCAAGAGCGGCCGCTGATCCCCACGCTGCGCCGGTTCCTGCCCTATCTCTGGCCCGCGGGCGAGCCGGGAATGAAGGTGCGGATCGCCGGGGCGATGCTGCTCGTGCTGGCTTCCAAGCTCGTGCAGGTGCTGGGTGCTGCCTACACGCTGAAGTTTGCCGTCGACCGGATGGCGGGGGGCGACCGGTCGGTCGTCACTCTGGTGATCCTGCTGGTCGTTGCCTATGCGGCGTCGCGCTTTGCCTCGACGTTGTTCGACAATCTGCGCAATGCGGTGTTCGAGCGGGTGGGGCAGGATGCGACGCGGCGGCTGGCGGCGGACGTGTTCCGGCACCTGCACCGCCTGTCGCTGCGCTTCCATCTGGAGCGGCGTACGGGTGCGGTGACCAAGGTGGTGGAGCGCGGCACCAAGAGCATCGATACGATGCTGTATTTCCTGCTGTTCAACATCGCGCCGACGGTGCTGGAACTGGCGCTGGTGCTGGGCATCTTCGCGCGCAGCTTCGGCGGGTGGCTGGTGGTCGCGACGATCGCGACGGTGGTGCTCTACATCGCCTTCACCCGCAAGGTGACCGACTGGCGCAACCATCTGCGCACGCGGATGAACGACCTGGATACGGGCGCGGTGGCGCACGCGGTCGACTCGCTGCTCAATTTCGAGACGGTGAAATATTTCAACGCCGAGGAGCGCGAGGCGCGGCGGTACGAGAATGCCGTTGCCGCCTATGCGCGGGCGGCGACCAAATCCGAAAATTCGCTGGCGTGGCTGAACATCGGACAGGCGCTGATCACCAACGCGCTGCTCGGCTTCGGCATGGGCTATGTTGCCTGGGGGTGGAGCCGGGGAACGGCATCGGCCGGCGACGTGGTATTCGTCTCGACACTGCTCGCGCAATTGTTCCGGCCGCTCGACCTCCTCGGCATGGTGTATCGCACGATCCGGCAGGGGGTGCTGGACATGGGCGCCATGTTCGACCTGATCGATACCGGCGCGGAGGTGCGCGACATACCCGGCGCGCCGGCGCTGGCGGTCGGCGCGGGCCATGTGCGGTTCGAGCAGGTCAGGTTCGGCTATGAAGAAGGGCGACCGATCCTGGACGGGCTGGACCTCGACGTGCCGGCGGGAACGACCTGCGCGGTGGTGGGACCATCGGGGGCGGGCAAGTCGACGCTCGCACGGTTGATGTACCGGTTCTACGATGTGGATGGCGGGCGCATTCTGATCGACGGGCAGGACCTCGCGGCGGTGACGCAGGCGAGCTTGCGTGCCGCGATCGGGATCGTGCCGCAGGACACGGTGCTGTTCAACGACACGATCGGGTATAATATCGGCTATGGCCGCGAGGGCGCGAGCGCGGAAGAGATTGCGCACGCGGCCAGGGGCGCGGCGATCGCTGGGTTCATCGAGCGGCAACCGGACGGTTACGACACGCGCGTCGGCGAGCGCGGGTTGAAGCTGTCGGGCGGCGAGAAGCAGCGCGTGGCGATCGCGCGCACGCTGCTGAAGAACCCGCCGATCCTGATCCTGGACGAGGCGACCAGCGCGCTGGACAGCCGCACCGAGGGCGACATCCTGGAAACGCTGGAGGCGGTGGAACGCGGGCGCACGACGATCGTGATCGCGCACCGCCTGTCCACCGTGGTCAAAGCGGACCAGATCATCGTGCTCGACGGCGGCCGCGTCGCCGAGCGCGGCACGCACGGCGAGTTGCTGCGCCGGGATGGCCTTTATGCCGAGATGTGGGCACGTCAGGCCGCCGAGCGCGAGGAAGCGCTGGCGGCGGAGTGA